From one Luteipulveratus mongoliensis genomic stretch:
- a CDS encoding multicopper oxidase family protein: MTGPQVSRRALILGGGALALVPGLAACGEQTGSTGTVLKSSAPLPQPYTVPFTRPPAARSTQHGAPAYELVARPADVEILPGRKTRILGYDGTFPGPTITARAGQQTTVRLRNDLPVPTVMHLHGGVTPSTEDGYPTDLVQPRNPAARRQLHGGLAARTVIGERTYTYPLRQRAAPLWYHDHTMDFTGPNVYAGLAGMFLVHDDEDDALPLPRGERDVPLIICDRAFGPDGELSYPALSANQKAHGVRDSYLGGVLGDVVLVNGRPWPLMQVDQARYRFRVLNASNARRFSISMDHGVDLVQVGTDQGLLPAPQRERSLTLAPAERVDVVVDFSTVPVGTRVTMRNGFGSGGAGQVMQFQIARKAKDDSRIPARLSTVEPLRETASMVTRDLHFALGKATDGHPHGEWSVNGITFADGKDIARPRLGTVERWRISSDVHHPVHPHMVRMQLYGKPELGWKDTIDVVPGDAVEVLVQVEGYRGRYVMHCHNLEHEDMAMMVHFTVT; this comes from the coding sequence ATGACCGGCCCGCAGGTGAGCAGACGCGCCCTGATTCTCGGAGGCGGTGCGCTCGCACTCGTCCCCGGCCTGGCGGCGTGTGGCGAGCAGACCGGCTCGACCGGCACCGTCCTGAAGAGCAGCGCTCCGCTCCCCCAGCCCTACACCGTGCCGTTCACCCGGCCACCGGCCGCGCGGTCCACCCAACACGGCGCACCGGCGTACGAGCTGGTTGCGCGCCCCGCCGACGTCGAGATCCTGCCCGGGCGCAAGACCCGAATCCTGGGCTACGACGGCACGTTCCCTGGTCCGACCATCACGGCGCGCGCCGGCCAGCAGACGACCGTACGACTGCGCAACGACCTCCCCGTGCCCACCGTCATGCACCTGCACGGCGGCGTCACCCCGTCGACTGAGGACGGCTACCCGACCGACCTGGTCCAGCCGCGGAATCCCGCTGCCCGACGTCAGCTGCACGGCGGCCTGGCCGCCCGGACCGTGATCGGCGAGCGGACCTACACCTATCCGCTGCGGCAACGCGCAGCGCCGCTCTGGTACCACGACCACACCATGGACTTCACCGGTCCCAACGTCTACGCCGGGTTGGCCGGGATGTTCCTCGTCCATGACGACGAGGACGACGCACTGCCGCTCCCCCGCGGCGAGCGCGACGTACCGCTGATCATCTGCGACCGCGCGTTCGGCCCTGACGGTGAGCTGAGCTATCCGGCGCTGTCGGCCAACCAGAAGGCGCACGGCGTACGCGACAGCTATCTCGGTGGCGTGCTGGGCGACGTGGTGCTCGTCAACGGACGGCCGTGGCCTCTCATGCAGGTCGACCAGGCGCGCTACCGCTTCCGCGTGCTCAACGCCTCCAACGCGCGCCGCTTCAGCATCTCGATGGATCACGGCGTCGACCTGGTGCAGGTCGGCACCGACCAGGGGCTGCTGCCGGCTCCTCAGCGCGAGCGCTCCCTGACCCTCGCCCCCGCGGAGCGCGTCGATGTCGTGGTCGACTTCTCGACCGTCCCGGTCGGCACTCGCGTCACGATGCGCAACGGCTTCGGGTCAGGCGGTGCAGGCCAGGTCATGCAGTTCCAGATCGCGCGAAAAGCCAAGGACGACAGCAGGATTCCCGCACGGCTGTCGACCGTCGAACCTTTGCGTGAGACGGCGTCAATGGTGACCCGCGACCTGCACTTCGCACTCGGCAAGGCGACTGACGGGCATCCTCATGGTGAGTGGTCGGTCAACGGCATCACGTTCGCGGACGGCAAGGACATCGCTCGGCCCCGCCTCGGCACGGTCGAGCGCTGGCGCATCAGCAGCGACGTCCATCACCCCGTACACCCCCACATGGTGCGGATGCAGCTGTATGGCAAGCCCGAGCTCGGCTGGAAGGACACCATCGATGTGGTGCCCGGCGACGCGGTCGAGGTGCTCGTCCAGGTCGAGGGCTACCGAGGCCGCTACGTCATGCACTGCCACAACCTCGAGCACGAGGACATGGCGATGATGGTCCACTTCACCGTGACCTGA
- the map gene encoding type I methionyl aminopeptidase gives MIELKTPQEIEAMRPAGRFVASVLTALQEKAAVGVNLLELDALAHQMIRDAGAESCYIDYHPSFGASPFGKVLCTSVNDAVLHGLPHDYVLADGDLLSVDFAASLGGWVSDAALSVIVGTPRAEDKKVIETTERALDAAIGQAQVGAKVGDISAAIAEIAHAAGYSVNTQFGGHGVGRTMHGDPHIANDGRAGRGLRLQPGLVIAIEPWFMEGTDEIYTDRDGWTLRSQDGSRGAHSEHTIAITPDGPLVLTARD, from the coding sequence GTGATCGAGTTGAAGACGCCGCAGGAGATCGAGGCGATGCGACCGGCCGGCCGGTTTGTCGCATCCGTGCTGACCGCGCTGCAGGAGAAGGCCGCCGTCGGGGTCAACCTGTTGGAGCTGGATGCGCTGGCGCACCAGATGATTCGCGACGCCGGCGCAGAGTCCTGCTATATCGACTACCACCCGAGCTTCGGCGCGAGCCCGTTCGGCAAGGTGCTGTGCACGTCGGTCAATGACGCGGTGCTGCACGGCCTGCCGCACGACTACGTCCTTGCCGATGGAGATCTGCTGTCGGTCGACTTCGCGGCGTCTCTGGGTGGCTGGGTCTCGGATGCGGCACTGTCCGTCATCGTGGGCACGCCGCGAGCAGAGGACAAGAAGGTCATCGAGACCACCGAGCGGGCGCTGGACGCTGCGATTGGGCAAGCGCAGGTCGGTGCCAAGGTGGGCGACATCTCCGCTGCGATCGCCGAGATCGCTCACGCCGCAGGCTATTCGGTCAACACGCAGTTCGGCGGCCACGGTGTCGGTCGCACCATGCACGGCGACCCGCACATCGCCAACGACGGCCGCGCGGGTCGAGGGCTACGGCTGCAGCCGGGACTCGTCATCGCCATTGAGCCGTGGTTCATGGAAGGCACCGATGAGATCTACACAGATCGCGACGGCTGGACCCTGCGCAGCCAGGACGGGTCCCGCGGCGCGCACAGCGAGCACACGATCGCGATCACGCCCGACGGTCCGCTCGTCCTGACGGCGCGCGACTGA
- a CDS encoding amidohydrolase family protein: MTLHDQDVPALWRDLGLPGLADIHVHFLPDRVLDKVWAFFDSVEQLGGPPWPIAYRYDEDRRLEIVRTLGLKGIPSLTYAHKPGMAGWLNEWCTEFAARVPDAIHSGTLYAEPTAPAYVRAAVDAGARLFKVHVQVGNFAPDDRVLDGAWDVLQDNSIPVVTHCGSGPHGGAHTGVDPIRRLLARFPRLTLVIAHAGLPEYNEFADLAAQFDNVHLDTTMVGTDFTEAMTPMPPGYASRLADLQHKVVLGSDFPNIPYPYAHQLESLQRLELGDDWMRDVLWHSGARLMRLPQADHDGPLPTAHETRQ; the protein is encoded by the coding sequence ATGACATTGCACGACCAGGACGTCCCTGCGCTCTGGCGCGACCTCGGGCTCCCGGGTTTGGCGGACATCCACGTCCACTTCCTCCCCGACCGCGTGCTGGACAAGGTCTGGGCGTTCTTCGACTCGGTCGAGCAGCTCGGCGGCCCGCCCTGGCCGATCGCCTACCGCTACGACGAAGACCGGCGGCTGGAGATCGTACGAACGTTGGGACTCAAGGGAATTCCGTCCCTGACGTACGCACACAAGCCGGGTATGGCCGGCTGGCTGAACGAGTGGTGCACCGAGTTCGCGGCACGCGTGCCGGATGCGATCCACAGCGGCACGTTGTACGCCGAACCCACCGCGCCGGCATACGTCCGGGCTGCCGTCGACGCGGGCGCTCGGCTCTTCAAGGTGCATGTCCAGGTAGGCAACTTCGCACCCGACGACCGGGTCCTCGATGGCGCGTGGGATGTGCTGCAGGACAACAGTATTCCCGTGGTCACTCATTGCGGGTCCGGTCCGCACGGCGGCGCCCATACGGGCGTCGATCCCATACGCCGGCTGCTCGCCAGGTTTCCTCGACTCACCCTGGTCATCGCTCACGCCGGGCTCCCCGAGTACAACGAGTTCGCAGACCTGGCAGCACAGTTCGACAACGTCCACCTGGACACGACGATGGTCGGCACCGACTTCACCGAGGCGATGACGCCGATGCCACCCGGCTACGCCTCTCGCCTCGCCGACCTGCAGCACAAGGTCGTCCTCGGCAGCGACTTCCCCAACATTCCGTACCCCTACGCCCATCAGCTCGAGTCGCTGCAACGACTTGAGCTGGGCGATGACTGGATGCGAGACGTGCTGTGGCACAGCGGCGCTCGCCTCATGCGACTTCCGCAAGCTGACCACGACGGCCCTCTGCCGACTGCCCACGAGACCCGTCAGTAA
- a CDS encoding MarR family winged helix-turn-helix transcriptional regulator, which yields MSPGRTPPTDFADEHLDRWSRLFKDEDGFDREVEGALTRMHNMVKLSDRRLRELLVGDPLSHEEFKTLHHLLGGEDVDNRATPAQLATRADVTRAGMTSRIDRLVANGLVTRREDPNDRRSVLIDATPAGREAWDRIVHRWGEREQGLFAGLTVTEMTRLNALLRKAFIALDKAED from the coding sequence GTGAGCCCAGGACGTACCCCGCCGACAGACTTCGCGGACGAGCACCTCGATCGGTGGTCTCGCCTGTTCAAGGACGAGGACGGCTTCGACCGCGAGGTCGAGGGTGCGCTGACCCGGATGCACAACATGGTCAAGCTGTCCGACCGCCGGCTGCGTGAGCTGCTCGTCGGCGATCCCCTCTCCCACGAGGAGTTCAAGACGCTGCACCACCTGCTCGGCGGCGAGGACGTGGACAACAGGGCGACCCCCGCGCAGCTGGCCACACGAGCGGACGTGACGCGCGCAGGCATGACCAGCCGGATCGACCGTCTCGTCGCCAATGGCCTGGTGACTCGACGTGAGGACCCCAACGACCGTCGCAGCGTGCTGATCGACGCCACACCCGCCGGCCGCGAGGCATGGGACCGCATCGTGCACCGCTGGGGCGAACGCGAGCAGGGGCTGTTCGCCGGCCTCACCGTGACCGAGATGACGCGTCTGAATGCGTTGCTGCGCAAGGCTTTCATCGCCCTCGACAAGGCAGAGGACTGA
- a CDS encoding MFS transporter, protein MMMQGEGWAVWRHRDFRWLATGQGLSWLGDAFQPIALAAGVLLHDGSKTDLGIILTLSMVTRVVCMLAGGVWADRLMPQRIMVVADIVRLGAALGIAALFASGAWSVASLAALAMVSSAAGAFFMPAFIALKPNLVPTAERQTANAMLTMLQTGAMIVGSATGGALVALTGSATGFLINGVSFVASAVCVTRVRVQPVRQERTGFFDELRGGLRAITSRPWLRAGILGATAYHLGNGMLLVLIPSIAIHELGGPTALGLIEAATGVGGLIGGIVAMRIKVGRPLLLAWPMLAALPLGLLSYVWPQRLAVVLMCTVAGYLALMFLEVLWETAIQHHVPQEQLARVGSWDSLLSWVIFPLGSSLAGPFADTFGTKQVFAVACSYMAVAALSPLLTRQTRELRSSSTPSAPRTAQPSVSSESMVSLTGS, encoded by the coding sequence ATGATGATGCAGGGAGAGGGCTGGGCCGTGTGGCGGCACCGTGACTTCCGGTGGCTGGCCACCGGGCAGGGGCTGTCCTGGCTGGGTGATGCATTCCAGCCGATCGCGCTGGCGGCCGGAGTGCTCCTGCACGACGGCAGCAAGACCGATCTGGGGATCATCCTGACGCTGAGCATGGTCACGCGGGTGGTCTGCATGCTGGCCGGCGGAGTGTGGGCGGATCGCCTGATGCCGCAACGCATCATGGTCGTTGCTGACATCGTGCGCCTCGGCGCGGCGCTCGGCATCGCGGCCCTGTTCGCCTCGGGTGCATGGAGCGTCGCGTCCCTCGCTGCTCTGGCCATGGTCTCGAGCGCGGCGGGCGCGTTCTTCATGCCTGCCTTCATCGCTCTCAAGCCCAACCTGGTGCCGACGGCCGAGCGGCAGACGGCCAACGCGATGCTGACCATGCTGCAGACCGGAGCCATGATCGTCGGCTCGGCGACCGGTGGTGCCTTGGTGGCCCTGACCGGTTCGGCGACCGGATTCCTCATCAACGGAGTGTCTTTCGTCGCCTCGGCGGTCTGTGTGACCCGAGTTCGGGTGCAGCCTGTGCGTCAGGAGCGAACTGGCTTCTTCGACGAGCTGCGCGGCGGACTGCGGGCCATCACCTCACGGCCGTGGTTGCGCGCGGGCATTCTCGGTGCGACCGCCTACCACCTCGGCAACGGCATGCTGCTGGTCCTGATCCCGTCCATCGCGATTCACGAGCTCGGTGGCCCGACCGCACTCGGCCTCATCGAGGCCGCGACCGGCGTCGGTGGGCTGATCGGTGGCATCGTGGCGATGCGGATCAAGGTTGGTCGCCCGCTCCTGCTCGCGTGGCCGATGCTCGCGGCGCTGCCGCTCGGGCTGCTGAGCTATGTGTGGCCGCAGCGCCTGGCGGTCGTGCTGATGTGCACGGTGGCGGGCTACCTGGCACTGATGTTCTTGGAGGTGCTGTGGGAAACGGCGATCCAGCACCATGTGCCGCAAGAGCAGCTGGCCCGGGTCGGCTCCTGGGACTCGCTGCTGAGCTGGGTCATCTTCCCGCTCGGCAGCAGCCTGGCCGGTCCGTTCGCCGACACGTTCGGCACCAAGCAGGTGTTTGCGGTCGCGTGCTCCTATATGGCCGTCGCGGCGCTCTCGCCCCTGCTGACCCGACAGACGCGTGAGCTGCGGTCGTCCTCGACGCCGAGCGCTCCGCGTACGGCTCAGCCTTCGGTCTCAAGCGAAAGCATGGTGTCCTTGACGGGGTCGTGA
- a CDS encoding peptidoglycan-binding protein: MTKKTISAGLVAVAATSALLAAPAVAQAESAPHSTTQSTAPGAGNGLREFQAAHGLKPTARLNPETSRALGQTSATEAARYFKTADDLDPTQLANARIVIGVGKGAANVSDQGKVIALMTAMQESKFVNYTVPVDHDSLGIFQQRPSTGWGTPEQITDVPTSTKSFYGVAPFGNNPGLIQIPNWETRPPGEVCQAVQVSAFPDAYAQWEGFARDLLAKEGPTVDPIF; encoded by the coding sequence ATGACGAAGAAAACGATTTCCGCCGGCCTAGTCGCTGTAGCCGCCACAAGCGCGCTGCTCGCGGCTCCAGCCGTGGCGCAGGCCGAGTCCGCACCCCACTCAACGACCCAGAGCACCGCACCGGGCGCCGGCAACGGCCTGCGTGAGTTCCAGGCCGCGCACGGCCTGAAGCCCACCGCCCGGCTCAACCCTGAGACGAGCCGCGCGCTCGGACAGACCTCGGCCACCGAGGCAGCGCGCTACTTCAAGACCGCCGACGACCTCGACCCGACCCAGCTGGCCAACGCGCGCATCGTCATCGGCGTCGGCAAGGGCGCCGCCAACGTCTCCGACCAGGGCAAGGTCATCGCGCTGATGACGGCGATGCAGGAGTCGAAGTTCGTCAACTACACGGTGCCGGTCGACCACGACTCGCTCGGGATCTTCCAGCAGCGGCCCAGCACCGGCTGGGGTACGCCCGAGCAGATCACCGACGTACCGACCTCGACGAAGTCGTTCTACGGCGTCGCGCCGTTCGGCAACAACCCCGGCCTGATCCAGATCCCCAACTGGGAGACCCGCCCGCCGGGTGAGGTCTGCCAGGCCGTGCAGGTGAGCGCCTTCCCCGACGCGTACGCCCAGTGGGAGGGCTTCGCGCGCGACCTGCTCGCCAAGGAAGGCCCAACCGTCGACCCCATCTTCTGA